From the genome of Cytobacillus firmus, one region includes:
- the mntR gene encoding transcriptional regulator MntR yields the protein MPTPSMEDYIEQIYMLIEDKGYARVSDIAEALSVHPSSVTKMVQKLDKDEYLVYEKYRGLILTPKGKKIGKRLVYRHELLEQLLRIIGVKEENIYEDVEGIEHHLSWDAIDRVGDLVQFFEEDDSRIGVLREIQRKNEEEQ from the coding sequence ATGCCAACACCAAGTATGGAAGATTACATTGAACAAATATATATGTTAATTGAAGATAAAGGATATGCGAGGGTTTCTGATATTGCTGAGGCTCTTTCTGTGCATCCATCTTCTGTGACAAAAATGGTTCAGAAGTTAGATAAAGATGAGTATCTTGTTTATGAAAAATACCGCGGGCTTATATTAACGCCAAAAGGGAAAAAAATCGGCAAGAGGCTTGTATATCGGCATGAACTTTTAGAACAGCTACTGCGTATTATTGGAGTCAAAGAAGAAAACATTTATGAAGATGTGGAAGGCATCGAACATCACCTGAGCTGGGATGCCATCGACCGGGTTGGCGACCTGGTTCAATTTTTTGAAGAGGATGACAGCCGCATCGGAGTGCTGAGGGAAATTCAGCGTAAAAATGAAGAAGAACAGTAA